In a single window of the Nocardioides sp. L-11A genome:
- a CDS encoding alcohol dehydrogenase catalytic domain-containing protein, with amino-acid sequence MTSLSIQALVHAPTDGLAVHELTLRAPRGSEVRVQVKASGVCHSDLHLIDGDWPSGERLVPGHEAAGIVEAVGEEVTGLAVGDHVVLSWFPPCHACAACRRGEQWLCTGNMCNEHRLPDGGTALSQDGAEVYPFIGVGALAEYVVVPESAAIKVPDTLPFAIGALIGCSVATGVGAVLNTAGVRPGQAAAVLGCGGVGQATIAGLVLAGADPVVAIDLSADRLALAREVGATHALAGDAPDLAAAIAQAAPDGLDYVFEAIGRVETINQAIELVNPGGAVVLEGLTSLDARVPLDAYTLAAEGKRLLGCNYGSSVASRDFPALAERYLAGELPLDALVGPAITLAGAIDAFEDMRHARGGRAVVVFD; translated from the coding sequence ATGACGTCGCTGTCCATCCAAGCCCTGGTGCATGCGCCCACCGACGGCCTGGCCGTCCATGAGCTGACCCTGCGCGCGCCGCGGGGGAGCGAGGTCCGGGTCCAGGTGAAGGCCTCGGGCGTGTGCCACTCCGACCTCCACCTCATCGACGGCGACTGGCCCTCGGGTGAGCGGCTGGTGCCCGGACACGAGGCCGCCGGGATCGTGGAGGCGGTCGGCGAGGAGGTCACCGGACTCGCGGTCGGCGACCACGTCGTCCTGTCCTGGTTCCCGCCGTGCCACGCGTGTGCGGCCTGCCGGCGCGGCGAGCAGTGGCTCTGCACGGGCAATATGTGCAACGAGCACCGCCTGCCCGACGGCGGCACCGCGCTCAGCCAGGACGGCGCCGAGGTCTACCCGTTCATCGGCGTCGGCGCCCTCGCCGAGTACGTCGTCGTCCCCGAGTCCGCCGCGATCAAGGTGCCCGACACGCTGCCCTTCGCGATCGGCGCCCTCATCGGGTGCAGCGTCGCCACCGGCGTCGGTGCGGTGCTCAACACCGCAGGGGTGCGTCCCGGCCAGGCGGCAGCCGTGCTCGGCTGCGGCGGTGTCGGCCAGGCCACCATCGCGGGCCTGGTGCTCGCCGGTGCCGACCCGGTCGTCGCGATCGACCTGTCCGCCGACCGGCTCGCGCTGGCCCGTGAGGTCGGCGCCACGCACGCCCTCGCCGGCGACGCTCCCGACCTCGCGGCCGCGATCGCGCAGGCCGCGCCCGACGGCCTCGACTACGTCTTCGAGGCGATCGGGCGGGTGGAGACGATCAACCAGGCGATCGAGCTGGTCAACCCCGGTGGCGCCGTCGTCCTCGAGGGCCTGACCTCGCTCGACGCCCGGGTCCCGCTCGACGCCTACACCCTGGCCGCCGAGGGCAAGCGGCTGCTCGGCTGCAACTACGGGTCGAGCGTCGCCAGCCGGGACTTCCCCGCCCTGGCCGAGCGCTACCTGGCCGGCGAGCTGCCGCTCGACGCGCTCGTCGGCCCCGCGATCACGCTGGCCGGCGCGATCGACGCCTTCGAGGACATGCGGCACGCCCGTGGCGGCCGCGCCGTCGTCGTCTTCGACTGA
- a CDS encoding amidase — translation MLAVLADAVRRGRATAEELVGAAAGRIAAAEPALGAVTSLDVDAALARAREIDAAPAPADTPLLGLPLLVKDIEDVAGRPTTYGSVPFAHAAPADADSPVVARLRAAGAIVLGRTNTCEFAHEGYTANRLHGATRNPWQPAWSPGGSSGGSAAALAAGLVPLATASDGGGSVRIPASLCGLLGLKPTNGVIGSAPTPAWLDLHTDALLATDAADLALLLDVIGGAVPGSAAPGPVALAPATPVRTVLAVPRLHGSGGLGGTLGSELLDATRRLADALADAQGAQVRVVTTSVDELFAAAPELVSRWEPDWYAATSAEQAHLLGPDVVRRHADAWDPSFRAALEHGLQVTAGDYLAVRRRCAHTRAVLDRALPPGTLLATCVLDGPGYRPDGRAPGHADAGSPHGLTQTVLANLTGHPAISLPAGRSDLGLPWGLQVLAGRWHDRTLLEVAATWERAHPWPRTAPGYRPFDLTPANG, via the coding sequence ATGCTCGCCGTACTCGCCGACGCCGTCCGGCGCGGCCGGGCCACCGCCGAGGAGCTGGTCGGTGCGGCGGCCGGGCGAATCGCGGCGGCCGAGCCGGCCCTCGGCGCGGTGACGTCGCTCGACGTCGACGCGGCCCTCGCCCGGGCCCGGGAGATCGACGCCGCGCCCGCCCCCGCCGACACCCCGCTGCTCGGCCTGCCCCTGCTGGTGAAGGACATCGAGGACGTCGCCGGCCGCCCGACGACGTACGGTTCGGTGCCGTTCGCGCACGCCGCCCCGGCGGATGCCGACTCCCCCGTCGTCGCCCGGCTGCGGGCCGCGGGCGCGATCGTGCTCGGGCGGACCAACACCTGCGAGTTCGCCCACGAGGGCTACACCGCCAACCGGCTCCACGGCGCCACCCGCAACCCGTGGCAGCCGGCGTGGTCGCCGGGCGGATCCAGCGGCGGCTCGGCGGCCGCGCTCGCCGCGGGGCTCGTACCGCTGGCGACCGCCAGCGATGGTGGCGGCTCGGTCCGGATCCCGGCCTCGCTGTGCGGGCTGCTCGGGCTCAAGCCGACCAACGGCGTGATCGGCTCCGCGCCGACGCCCGCCTGGCTCGATCTGCACACCGATGCGCTGCTGGCCACCGACGCCGCCGACCTGGCGCTGCTCCTCGACGTGATCGGTGGCGCGGTCCCCGGCTCGGCCGCCCCCGGGCCGGTCGCGCTCGCCCCCGCGACGCCGGTCCGCACCGTCCTGGCCGTCCCCCGCCTGCACGGCAGCGGCGGCCTCGGCGGCACTCTCGGCAGCGAGCTCCTCGACGCCACCCGGCGCCTGGCCGACGCGCTCGCGGACGCCCAGGGCGCGCAGGTGCGGGTCGTCACCACGTCCGTCGACGAGCTCTTCGCCGCCGCTCCCGAGCTGGTGTCGCGCTGGGAGCCGGACTGGTACGCCGCCACCTCGGCCGAACAGGCCCACCTGCTCGGACCCGACGTCGTCCGCCGGCACGCCGACGCCTGGGACCCGTCCTTCCGGGCGGCCCTGGAGCACGGCCTGCAGGTCACCGCCGGCGACTACCTCGCTGTCCGACGCCGCTGCGCCCACACCCGCGCGGTCCTCGACCGCGCGCTGCCGCCGGGAACGCTGCTCGCGACCTGCGTGCTCGACGGACCGGGCTACCGGCCCGACGGCCGCGCGCCCGGCCACGCCGACGCCGGCAGCCCCCACGGACTGACCCAGACCGTGCTGGCCAACCTGACCGGGCATCCGGCGATCTCCCTGCCCGCCGGCCGCTCCGACCTCGGCCTGCCCTGGGGCCTGCAGGTGCTCGCCGGCCGCTGGCACGACCGCACCCTGCTCGAGGTCGCCGCGACCTGGGAGCGGGCGCACCCCTGGCCGCGCACCGCTCCCGGCTACCGACCCTTCGACCTCACGCCCGCTAACGGCTGA
- a CDS encoding TetR/AcrR family transcriptional regulator: MARPSAVAERRREILEATCEVVSERGFRDLRIVDVAKKAGYSTGTVHYYFDSKEELLREAFRFEYEKSRIRREAVVTPGLDPVARLRALAEAYLPSSPASVRSWRVWMELWISALRDPSMGQVNDVYYGEWRQAVLDAMREGQEKGLIEVADPQLFANMYVSMMDGLAIQVLAGAEGISLADMQATCRAFVDSVAVSR; this comes from the coding sequence ATGGCCCGCCCCAGCGCCGTCGCCGAGCGTCGCCGCGAGATCCTCGAGGCGACCTGTGAGGTGGTCTCCGAGCGGGGCTTCCGCGACCTGCGGATCGTCGACGTGGCCAAGAAGGCCGGCTACAGCACCGGCACGGTGCACTACTACTTCGACTCGAAGGAGGAGCTGCTCCGCGAGGCGTTCCGCTTCGAGTACGAGAAGTCGCGGATCCGGCGCGAGGCCGTGGTGACACCGGGCCTGGACCCGGTTGCCCGGCTCCGCGCCCTGGCCGAAGCGTACCTGCCGTCCTCGCCGGCCTCGGTGCGGTCCTGGCGGGTCTGGATGGAGCTGTGGATCTCGGCGCTGCGCGACCCGTCGATGGGACAGGTCAACGACGTCTACTACGGCGAGTGGCGTCAGGCCGTGCTCGACGCGATGCGCGAGGGGCAGGAGAAGGGGCTGATCGAGGTGGCCGACCCCCAGCTGTTCGCCAACATGTACGTCTCGATGATGGACGGCCTGGCGATCCAGGTGCTCGCCGGCGCCGAGGGGATCAGCCTCGCCGACATGCAGGCGACCTGCCGCGCGTTCGTCGACTCGGTCGCAGTCAGCCGTTAG
- a CDS encoding YajQ family cyclic di-GMP-binding protein: MADSSFDIVSKIDRQEVDNALGQTAREIATRFDFKGTGATIEWKGEHAIEISASADDRASAVLSVFQDKLIKRNQSLKILDASEPRPSGQVSKIGITLKEGISSEDAKKVSKLIRDEGPKGVKAQIQGDELRISSKKRDDLQAVQALVKAQDYDFAVQFTNYR, translated from the coding sequence ATGGCCGACTCCTCCTTCGACATCGTCAGCAAGATCGACCGCCAGGAGGTCGACAACGCTCTCGGACAGACCGCCCGGGAGATCGCGACCCGCTTCGACTTCAAGGGCACGGGCGCCACGATCGAGTGGAAGGGCGAGCACGCGATCGAGATCAGCGCGTCCGCCGACGACCGCGCCAGCGCGGTGCTCAGCGTCTTCCAGGACAAGCTGATCAAGCGCAACCAGTCGCTGAAGATCCTCGACGCCTCCGAGCCGCGCCCGTCGGGCCAGGTCTCGAAGATCGGGATCACCCTCAAGGAGGGGATCAGCTCCGAGGACGCCAAGAAGGTCTCCAAGCTGATCCGCGACGAGGGCCCCAAGGGCGTCAAGGCGCAGATCCAGGGCGACGAGCTGCGGATCTCCTCCAAGAAGCGCGACGACCTCCAGGCCGTGCAGGCGCTGGTCAAGGCGCAGGACTACGACTTCGCGGTGCAGTTCACCAACTACCGCTGA
- a CDS encoding lytic murein transglycosylase, with amino-acid sequence MPRPDRYLVGAVTLAVLMVALVIGVGVAFAYDAGSARRTPLAEATGVAPAVTGAAPVRPAAPALPATAPDPYRPDAAWLAQVAGRTGIPLRALTAYARAHLRVAAEQPGCRVAWNSLAAIGGVESTHGSVHGSALGDDGVARPAILGPVLDGGAFGAVRDTDGGALDGDRTWDRAIGPMQFIPSTWERWGADGDGDGVADPHQIDDAALAAARYLCHAGDLTAPETWRRAIFSFNHSDAYVADIADLANVYASRASS; translated from the coding sequence ATGCCCCGTCCCGACCGCTACCTGGTCGGCGCGGTCACCCTCGCGGTCCTCATGGTCGCGCTGGTGATCGGCGTCGGCGTGGCGTTCGCGTACGACGCCGGCTCCGCGCGGCGCACCCCGCTGGCCGAGGCGACCGGCGTGGCGCCCGCCGTCACCGGCGCCGCACCGGTCCGGCCGGCCGCGCCCGCCCTGCCGGCGACGGCACCCGACCCGTACCGGCCCGACGCCGCCTGGCTGGCACAGGTGGCCGGCCGCACGGGCATCCCGCTGCGGGCCCTCACGGCGTACGCCCGGGCGCATCTGCGGGTCGCCGCCGAGCAGCCGGGGTGTCGGGTGGCATGGAACAGCCTGGCCGCGATCGGCGGCGTCGAGTCCACCCACGGCAGCGTGCACGGGTCGGCCCTCGGCGACGACGGCGTGGCCCGGCCGGCGATCCTCGGCCCGGTGCTCGACGGCGGCGCGTTCGGCGCGGTTCGCGACACCGACGGCGGCGCGCTCGACGGCGACCGCACCTGGGACCGCGCGATCGGCCCGATGCAGTTCATCCCCTCCACCTGGGAGCGCTGGGGCGCCGACGGCGACGGGGACGGCGTGGCCGACCCCCACCAGATCGACGACGCGGCGCTGGCCGCCGCCCGCTACCTGTGCCACGCCGGCGACCTCACCGCGCCCGAGACCTGGCGCCGCGCGATCTTCAGCTTCAACCACTCCGACGCCTATGTCGCCGACATCGCCGACCTGGCGAACGTCTACGCGTCGCGCGCGTCCAGCTGA
- the lhgO gene encoding L-2-hydroxyglutarate oxidase: MGAGTIGIVGGGILGLAVGRELVRRRPGVRVVVLEKEARLAAHQTGHNSGVVHAGIYYRPGSLKAELCTRGRALLREYCAEHAIAYDACGKLVVAVDEAELPRFEALARTARENGVPGLRRLDAAAIREVEPHAAGLAALHSPHTAITDYVAVAEALAAEIVAAGGAVHLGAEVTSVDRVPGALEVGTATGRHRVDELVLCGGLQSDRLGRLVGGPATPRIVPFRGEYMAVAPAKQDLVRGMVYPVPDPAYPFLGVHFTRRVGGGLEVGPNAFLALSRDRYGRASVSPRDLADTVSYGGFWRFARRHWRTGVGELRGVLSRAAYMRVAQRYVPAIGPEDVTRAGLGLRAQAVEADGSLVDDFVIHRAHGVTAIRNAPSPAATSSLAIAEYVVDQLDARDA; the protein is encoded by the coding sequence GTGGGTGCGGGCACGATCGGGATCGTCGGCGGCGGGATCCTCGGCCTCGCCGTCGGGCGTGAGCTGGTCCGTCGACGGCCGGGCGTGCGGGTGGTGGTGCTGGAGAAGGAGGCGCGGCTGGCCGCGCACCAGACCGGCCACAACTCCGGCGTCGTGCACGCCGGCATCTACTACCGGCCCGGCAGTCTCAAGGCCGAGCTGTGCACCCGCGGCCGGGCGCTGCTGCGCGAGTACTGCGCCGAGCACGCCATCGCGTACGACGCGTGCGGCAAGCTGGTGGTCGCGGTCGACGAGGCCGAGCTGCCGCGGTTCGAGGCGCTGGCGCGGACCGCGCGTGAGAACGGCGTGCCTGGGCTGCGCCGGCTCGACGCCGCAGCGATCCGGGAGGTCGAGCCGCACGCAGCCGGCCTCGCCGCGCTGCACTCGCCGCACACCGCGATCACCGACTATGTCGCGGTGGCCGAGGCGCTGGCCGCCGAGATCGTCGCCGCCGGGGGAGCGGTGCACCTGGGGGCCGAGGTGACCTCCGTCGACCGGGTGCCCGGCGCCCTCGAGGTCGGTACGGCGACCGGGCGGCACCGGGTGGACGAGCTGGTGCTGTGCGGCGGACTCCAGTCCGACCGGCTCGGCCGGCTGGTCGGCGGTCCGGCGACGCCGCGGATCGTGCCCTTCCGGGGCGAGTACATGGCAGTCGCACCGGCCAAGCAGGACCTCGTGCGCGGCATGGTCTACCCGGTGCCCGATCCGGCGTACCCGTTCCTGGGCGTGCACTTCACCCGGCGGGTCGGCGGGGGCCTGGAGGTGGGGCCGAACGCCTTCCTCGCCCTCAGTCGCGACCGCTACGGCCGGGCGTCGGTCTCGCCTCGCGATCTCGCCGACACCGTGTCGTACGGCGGATTCTGGCGGTTCGCGCGCCGGCACTGGCGCACCGGGGTCGGCGAGCTGCGCGGCGTGCTGTCGCGCGCGGCGTACATGCGCGTGGCACAGCGCTACGTCCCCGCCATCGGCCCGGAGGACGTGACCCGCGCGGGGCTGGGGCTGCGCGCCCAGGCCGTCGAGGCGGACGGCTCACTGGTCGACGACTTCGTCATCCACCGCGCCCACGGCGTCACCGCCATCCGCAACGCGCCGTCGCCGGCGGCGACCTCCAGCCTGGCGATCGCGGAGTACGTCGTGGATCAGCTGGACGCGCGCGACGCGTAG
- a CDS encoding SRPBCC domain-containing protein: MNPSARIDIDAPLDVVWSVMTDTERYAEWNPFVERAETAQPPAVGNPIVLHVVWAGGGRTRSPERITALDGPVTDPATGTTTALMSYVYEGLPARLGLVRGVRHQRLTQRPGGPTTYETVEEFRGPLVRLAGPGRVADGFRRHAEGLKARAERTAASRREG, translated from the coding sequence ATGAACCCCTCCGCGCGGATCGACATCGACGCGCCGCTGGACGTCGTCTGGTCGGTCATGACCGACACCGAGCGGTACGCCGAGTGGAACCCCTTCGTCGAGCGCGCCGAGACCGCGCAGCCGCCCGCGGTCGGCAACCCGATCGTGCTGCACGTGGTCTGGGCCGGCGGCGGCCGCACCCGCTCGCCCGAGCGGATCACCGCCCTCGACGGCCCGGTCACCGACCCCGCGACCGGTACGACGACGGCGCTGATGTCCTACGTCTACGAGGGCCTGCCCGCGAGGCTGGGCCTGGTCAGGGGGGTGCGCCACCAGCGGCTCACCCAGCGGCCGGGCGGGCCCACGACGTACGAGACCGTCGAGGAGTTCCGCGGTCCCCTCGTCCGCCTCGCCGGGCCGGGGCGGGTGGCCGACGGCTTCCGCCGCCATGCCGAGGGGCTCAAGGCGAGGGCGGAGCGGACTGCTGCTTCGCGGCGGGAGGGATGA
- a CDS encoding sulfate ABC transporter ATP-binding protein: MSIEVRGVGKRYGDFVALDDINVSLPTGQLTALLGPSGGGKSTLLRIIAGLESADGGSVEIEGVDATRLPPQKRNVGFVFQHYAVFKHMTVAKNVAFGLEIRKRPKAEVKAKVAELLELVHLSQFAHRLPSQLSGGQRQRLALARALAVEPSVLLLDEPFGALDAKVRKELRDWLRRLHDEVHVTTVFVTHDQEEALEVADEIVVINEGRIEQIGSPDELYDEPANDFVMGFLGAVTRLGPLRLRPHDIEVAVTPGVPGSSAGVVLRALRVGFEVRLTVEVEGQQEPVLVVLSRTHARALDLELGSRVWLSPTTGATAVPVLGAATA, translated from the coding sequence ATGAGCATCGAAGTCAGGGGTGTCGGCAAGCGCTACGGCGACTTCGTCGCGCTCGACGACATCAACGTGTCCCTGCCCACCGGTCAGCTGACCGCCCTGCTGGGGCCCAGCGGCGGCGGCAAGTCCACCCTGCTGCGGATCATCGCCGGCCTGGAGTCCGCCGACGGCGGCTCGGTCGAGATCGAGGGCGTGGACGCCACGAGGCTGCCGCCGCAGAAGCGCAACGTCGGCTTCGTGTTCCAGCACTACGCCGTGTTCAAGCACATGACGGTGGCCAAGAACGTCGCCTTCGGCCTGGAGATCAGGAAGCGGCCCAAGGCCGAGGTGAAGGCGAAGGTGGCCGAGCTGCTCGAGCTCGTGCACCTCTCGCAGTTCGCGCACCGGCTGCCCTCGCAGCTCTCCGGCGGCCAGCGGCAGCGGCTCGCGCTCGCGCGGGCGCTCGCCGTGGAGCCCTCGGTGCTGCTGCTGGACGAGCCGTTCGGCGCGCTCGACGCGAAAGTCCGCAAGGAGCTGCGCGACTGGCTCCGCCGGCTGCACGACGAGGTGCACGTGACCACGGTGTTCGTGACCCACGACCAGGAGGAGGCCCTGGAGGTCGCCGACGAGATCGTGGTCATCAACGAGGGCCGGATCGAGCAGATCGGCAGTCCCGACGAGCTGTACGACGAGCCCGCGAACGACTTCGTGATGGGTTTCCTCGGCGCCGTCACCCGGCTCGGCCCGCTGCGGCTGCGTCCGCACGACATCGAGGTGGCGGTGACGCCCGGCGTACCGGGGTCGTCGGCCGGTGTCGTGCTCCGGGCGCTGCGGGTCGGCTTCGAGGTGCGGCTCACCGTCGAGGTGGAGGGGCAGCAGGAGCCGGTCCTGGTCGTCCTCTCCCGCACCCACGCGCGGGCGCTCGACCTGGAGCTCGGCAGCCGGGTCTGGCTGAGCCCCACCACGGGAGCGACGGCCGTGCCGGTGCTCGGAGCCGCCACGGCCTGA
- a CDS encoding sulfate ABC transporter permease subunit, translated as MADTRSIRSRKGPVTYVLRAFVIAYLAVLVIWPLFEVGKQTFAPADRGAEGGFAAFWERLSDPSVTYAFNLTVTVAFWAVVINTLFGVGISLLLVRYQFPGRRILSVLIDLPMSVSPVVVGLALVLAYSTGKGWFGEALESVGFYVIGTTPGLIMATAFVSLPLVIREIVPVLEEIGTDAELAASSLGASGWQTFRRITLPSIKWAVVYGVVLSMARSLGEFGAVKIVSPGAEFRGETATLLIQNRYNNYEEPTAYAAAFVLVLASVLALVVVSLIRKEDRS; from the coding sequence GTGGCTGACACCCGATCGATCCGGAGCCGCAAGGGCCCGGTGACCTATGTCCTGCGGGCGTTCGTGATCGCCTATCTCGCGGTGCTGGTGATCTGGCCGCTCTTCGAGGTCGGCAAGCAGACCTTCGCCCCGGCCGACCGCGGCGCCGAGGGCGGGTTCGCGGCCTTCTGGGAGCGGCTCAGCGACCCGTCGGTGACCTACGCCTTCAACCTCACCGTCACGGTCGCGTTCTGGGCCGTCGTCATCAACACCCTGTTCGGCGTGGGCATCTCGCTGCTGCTCGTCCGCTACCAGTTCCCCGGGCGGCGCATCCTCTCGGTGCTCATCGACCTGCCGATGTCGGTCTCCCCGGTCGTCGTCGGCCTGGCGCTCGTGCTGGCCTACAGCACCGGCAAGGGCTGGTTCGGCGAGGCGCTGGAGTCGGTCGGCTTCTATGTCATCGGCACCACCCCGGGCCTGATCATGGCGACCGCGTTCGTCAGCCTGCCGCTGGTGATCCGCGAGATCGTGCCGGTGCTCGAGGAGATTGGCACCGATGCCGAGCTCGCGGCCAGCAGCCTCGGGGCCAGCGGCTGGCAGACCTTCCGGCGGATCACGCTGCCCAGCATCAAGTGGGCGGTCGTGTACGGCGTGGTGCTGAGCATGGCCCGCTCGCTCGGCGAGTTCGGCGCGGTCAAGATCGTCAGTCCGGGCGCCGAGTTCCGCGGCGAGACCGCCACCCTCCTCATCCAGAACCGCTACAACAACTACGAGGAGCCCACGGCGTACGCCGCCGCGTTCGTGCTCGTGCTGGCCTCCGTGCTGGCTCTCGTGGTCGTCTCCCTGATCCGCAAGGAGGATCGTTCATGA
- the cysT gene encoding sulfate ABC transporter permease subunit CysT, with amino-acid sequence MTDTLVAPVGPARTTSRPSGLFRLTPTSGVGLGVALVWFSVLVLLPLAAVVGAAADGGFDRFWGTLTDAQTFAALRLTVVEALLVTAVNAVLGTIVAWVLVRDQFPGKRILDVVIDIPFALPTIVAGLVLLSLWGPESPVGINIVNTRQGIFLALLFVTLPFVVRTVQPVLIELDADVEEAAASLGASRATTFRRIILPSLVPAIAAGSSLGFARAISEFGSLVLISGNTPYETEVASLKILKFLEGDNQAGAAAVAVLLLVVAIVTIVILDLISRRVARRG; translated from the coding sequence GTGACCGACACCCTCGTCGCTCCCGTTGGGCCGGCTCGCACCACGAGCCGGCCCAGCGGGCTGTTCCGCCTCACGCCGACCTCGGGCGTGGGGCTGGGCGTGGCGCTGGTCTGGTTCAGCGTCCTCGTGCTGCTGCCGCTCGCCGCGGTCGTGGGGGCCGCCGCGGACGGCGGGTTCGACCGCTTCTGGGGCACGCTGACCGACGCCCAGACCTTCGCGGCCCTGCGACTCACGGTCGTCGAGGCGCTGTTGGTGACCGCGGTGAACGCCGTGCTCGGCACCATCGTGGCCTGGGTGCTCGTCCGCGACCAGTTCCCGGGCAAGCGGATCCTCGACGTCGTCATCGACATCCCGTTCGCGCTGCCGACCATCGTCGCGGGCCTCGTCCTGCTCAGCCTCTGGGGCCCCGAGAGCCCGGTCGGCATCAACATCGTGAACACCCGCCAGGGCATCTTCCTGGCGCTGCTGTTCGTGACCCTGCCCTTCGTCGTCCGTACCGTCCAGCCCGTCCTCATCGAGCTCGACGCCGACGTGGAGGAGGCGGCGGCCTCGCTCGGTGCGTCGCGGGCCACCACCTTCCGGCGGATCATCCTGCCCAGCCTGGTCCCGGCGATCGCGGCGGGCTCGTCGCTCGGGTTCGCCCGGGCGATCAGCGAGTTCGGCTCCCTCGTCCTCATCTCCGGCAACACGCCCTACGAGACCGAGGTCGCGTCGCTGAAGATCCTCAAGTTCCTCGAGGGCGACAACCAGGCGGGCGCGGCGGCGGTCGCCGTCCTGCTGCTGGTCGTGGCGATCGTGACGATCGTGATCCTCGACCTCATCTCGAGGCGGGTGGCGCGCCGTGGCTGA
- a CDS encoding extracellular solute-binding protein, protein MKRVIKAAALAVTGALALTACASADGGNGSGDGETVNIVGFAVPEAGNKAAAAEFNKTDAGKGVTFSGSYGASGDQSRKVVDTKGKDVDYVVFSLEPDLTRLVDAGLVADDWNAGPTRGIVSSSVAVIATQAGNPLGIEDWDDLTRDDVTIVTPDPASSGSAKWNILALYTYAKQNGATEEEADAFLKKVFSNVTTWAASGREATEAFKKGVGNVLLTYENEAILAKQNGEDLDYIVPDHTFLIENPGAVLKDANPVAQDWLDFILSDAGQTAFVKKGFRPVGDLDISGIEVEGANDPADPFPTPASLSTAADLGGWSAINAEWFGKDGEKLRFDQLYAEATKQ, encoded by the coding sequence ATGAAGCGAGTCATCAAGGCCGCCGCCCTGGCGGTCACCGGAGCGTTGGCGCTGACTGCGTGCGCGAGCGCCGACGGGGGCAACGGCAGTGGAGACGGCGAGACGGTCAATATCGTCGGCTTCGCGGTCCCGGAGGCCGGCAACAAGGCCGCCGCGGCGGAGTTCAACAAGACCGACGCCGGCAAGGGCGTGACCTTCTCGGGCTCGTACGGCGCCTCGGGTGACCAGAGCCGCAAGGTGGTGGACACCAAGGGCAAGGACGTCGACTATGTCGTCTTCTCGCTCGAGCCGGACCTGACCCGGCTGGTCGACGCCGGTCTCGTCGCCGACGACTGGAACGCCGGGCCGACCCGGGGCATCGTCTCCAGCTCGGTCGCGGTGATCGCCACGCAGGCGGGCAACCCGCTGGGCATCGAGGACTGGGACGACCTCACCCGCGACGACGTCACCATCGTCACGCCGGACCCGGCCAGCTCCGGCTCGGCGAAGTGGAACATCCTCGCGCTCTACACCTACGCCAAGCAGAACGGCGCGACCGAGGAGGAGGCGGACGCCTTCTTGAAGAAGGTGTTCTCCAACGTGACGACCTGGGCGGCCAGCGGTCGCGAGGCGACCGAGGCCTTCAAGAAGGGCGTCGGCAACGTGCTGCTCACCTACGAGAACGAGGCCATCCTCGCCAAGCAGAACGGCGAGGATCTCGACTACATCGTCCCGGACCACACCTTCCTCATCGAGAACCCGGGCGCCGTCCTGAAGGACGCCAACCCGGTCGCGCAGGACTGGTTGGACTTCATCCTCAGCGACGCGGGCCAGACCGCGTTCGTGAAGAAGGGCTTCCGGCCGGTCGGCGACCTGGACATCTCCGGCATCGAGGTCGAGGGCGCGAACGACCCGGCCGACCCGTTCCCGACGCCGGCGTCCCTGAGCACGGCCGCCGACCTCGGCGGCTGGAGCGCGATCAACGCCGAGTGGTTCGGCAAGGACGGCGAGAAGCTCCGCTTCGACCAGCTGTACGCCGAGGCGACCAAGCAGTGA